One Methanocaldococcus infernus ME DNA segment encodes these proteins:
- a CDS encoding glycosyltransferase, translating to MQKLRFQFLINSLTSGGAERIAVNLFNRLSEKYNIYFYTILNDIFYNIPKNIDFKSLTPYSINQGYKKFILAIFISFFKYLKETKKNDPKVLISFLEISNFITILVARLLNKRNIISIRCNPNDMYSEKTMYGKVHRFLIKLLYPKADKIVAVSKEIEEILIKEYKIPKEKIKTIYNPHSIEEYQKLSKEPLEEKYKEIFKDSFVFINIGRLTEQKGQWFLIRAFKKVSERHPEAKLIILGEGGLRNKLEKLIKKLNLEDKVFLLGRQDNVFKFLKNSDCFVFSSLWEGLPNTVIEALSVNLPIISTDCKTGPREILAPELDIGEEINYPYYGKYGILTKPFPRRYIFKTLDEEPLIEEEKILAELMIKIIKDKELREKYSNGLERAKDFDIDKIVKEWEGVIKKVLNISYSFQR from the coding sequence ATGCAAAAACTAAGATTCCAATTTTTAATTAATTCTTTAACTTCAGGGGGCGCAGAAAGAATAGCAGTTAATTTATTTAATAGACTATCTGAAAAATATAATATTTATTTTTATACAATTTTAAACGATATTTTCTATAATATTCCAAAAAATATAGATTTTAAGTCACTAACTCCATATTCAATAAATCAAGGTTATAAAAAATTTATTCTTGCAATTTTTATATCTTTTTTTAAATATTTAAAAGAAACTAAAAAAAATGACCCTAAAGTTTTAATTTCTTTTTTAGAAATTTCTAATTTTATAACAATTTTAGTTGCTAGATTATTGAATAAAAGAAATATAATTTCTATTCGTTGTAATCCTAACGATATGTATTCAGAAAAAACTATGTATGGAAAAGTACATAGATTCTTAATTAAACTTCTCTACCCAAAAGCAGATAAAATAGTTGCAGTCTCAAAAGAAATAGAGGAAATACTAATCAAAGAATACAAAATTCCAAAAGAAAAAATAAAAACAATTTACAACCCACATTCAATAGAGGAATATCAAAAGCTTTCAAAAGAGCCTTTAGAAGAAAAATATAAAGAAATATTTAAAGATTCTTTCGTTTTTATAAACATTGGAAGATTAACAGAACAAAAGGGACAATGGTTCTTAATCAGAGCGTTTAAGAAAGTTTCTGAAAGACATCCAGAGGCTAAGTTAATAATTTTAGGGGAGGGGGGGTTAAGAAATAAATTAGAAAAACTAATAAAAAAACTAAACTTAGAAGATAAAGTTTTCTTACTTGGAAGACAAGATAATGTTTTTAAGTTTTTGAAGAATAGTGACTGTTTCGTTTTTTCTTCATTATGGGAGGGCTTGCCAAATACGGTTATAGAAGCTTTGAGTGTTAACCTACCAATTATCTCAACAGATTGTAAAACTGGACCGAGAGAAATTTTAGCTCCTGAATTAGATATAGGAGAAGAAATTAATTATCCTTACTATGGAAAGTATGGAATTTTAACTAAACCGTTTCCAAGAAGATACATTTTTAAAACTTTAGATGAAGAACCTTTAATTGAAGAGGAGAAAATATTAGCTGAGTTAATGATTAAAATAATTAAAGATAAAGAGTTGAGAGAGAAATATAGTAATGGTTTAGAGAGAGCTAAAGATTTTGATATTGATAAGATAGTTAAAGAGTGGGAAGGAGTAATTAAGAAAGTATTAAATATAAGTTATTCATTCCAAAGATGA